CTCGCGGCGTCGCGTACCGACCAGCCGAAGGACGGTGCCAGCGCGACCCGCATCGGCGTCGAGAACCCGTACGAGCAGCCCAAGGTGCAACTGCTCAACGCGGTCGCCGAGGCGAACTCGTGCAAGGTCGTGTGGAGCAAGGAACTCGGTTTCGCCACGGTGGTCGGCTTCCCGTCCGACCTGTCGGGTGTCGAGTTGCTCTACACCTCGCTGCTGCTGCAGGCGACCAACACGATGACGGCGGCCGGGCAGCGATCGGTCCAGGGCGCCCACCGCCGGTCGCGGTCGTTCCGTGCCTCATTCCTCAGCGCGTTCGCCTTTCGCATCGGGGAACGATTGCAGGAAGCCACCGATGTCGAGGAGCGTTCTGCAACATCGGAGTTCGGCGGAGCAGCCCGCGGAGAGCGCCTGCCGGCTCTGGTCGAACGCGACCAGCACGTCACCGACACCTACGAACGGCTCTTCCCTCAGGTCGTACAGGCCAGGTCGCGGGCGAGGTTCGACCGGGAGGGCTGGCACCACGGCCGGCAGGCCGCGGATCAGGCCGACATGCGCTCCCGCGCCGAATTACGCGGGTGAGGGTGTGCGCATGATTCGCCAATGGGCTTGCGGTGGTCACTCAGGACGATGACTTCGACGCGTTGCATGATCTCGGCGCCCTCGAGGTCATCAAGGGCTGAGTGATCGCGCCGGCGTCGACTCAGTGGTTGCGGCCGTGCACGACGAGGTATTCCCACTCCATGACGCCGTCACCCTGGTCGTACTGCGCCGCGAGTTCGTCCGGATACCCCGACGACGACGGGCGCCGCTAAGCGACGCCAGGCAGAACCTCATCCGCAAGGTAGCGACGCAGCGAAGGAACATCGACGGTCACCGTGCGCCACACGCGACGCGGATCGAGATCGTCGTACTGGTTGGCGGCGAAGTTTCGCATCCCGACGATCTGACGCCAGGGCTGATCAGGGTGCGGACCAGCCCCCACGCCCGAGGTTCGTGCAGATGCACGCCTTGTTGCCGTCCACATCCTGCAGGACGACGTACGCCGGCGATCCGTCACGGACGACGGTGCCACCGGCATCCACGACCTGCTGGATGCGCTGTGCAGCGATGTCATGCGGCACCCGGACGTCGAGGTGGAAGCGCTGCTCGTCGGCAGACTCCCGATGCTGGAACCACAGCGTGGGTCCGATGCCGGCCTGGCCGTGGACCTCGTCCCCGTCGACCTCGTAACCGAGGGCGGCTGCCCAGAAGGGGGCGATCTTCTCGTGGTCCGGTGTGTCGAGGGCGATCTCGAAGATCGACCGGTCTCCCGTCAGCGAGCGAGCAGGTTGAGGATCACCGTGAGGATGATCGAGGCGACGATTGAGAACAGGATCATGCCCACGCAGCCGGCGGTGCCGCCGAGCGGGCGGACGCGGAATCGGGGTCCAGGTTCGGTCATCCGGCAACCCTCGCACAGGCAGCACCGCGGAAGTGCTCAGCGAGCGGGTGGCTCACCCGAACCAGGCGTGCCGACAGCGCAAACAGCCCGACGCCGCACCGATTCCCCAACCATGGACAAACCTGCTTCCCGCAACCGTCGAATCGCCCAGGCCGCGTTAGGTTCGAAGGGCC
This is a stretch of genomic DNA from Yimella lutea. It encodes these proteins:
- a CDS encoding VOC family protein; this translates as MRGLPDDRTWTPIPRPPARRHRRLRGHDPVLNRRLDHPHGDPQPARSLTGDRSIFEIALDTPDHEKIAPFWAAALGYEVDGDEVHGQAGIGPTLWFQHRESADEQRFHLDVRVPHDIAAQRIQQVVDAGGTVVRDGSPAYVVLQDVDGNKACICTNLGRGGWSAP
- a CDS encoding HepT-like ribonuclease domain-containing protein, which encodes MPVAPSSVTDRRRTSSCRMWTATRRASARTSGVGAGPHPDQPWRQIVGMRNFAANQYDDLDPRRVWRTVTVDVPSLRRYLADEVLPGVA